The following nucleotide sequence is from Thermostaphylospora chromogena.
GCCGGGCGAACGCCGCCGCCGCGGCGGCCGGGGCGTCCGGGCCGAGCAGACGGCGCCCGCCGGTGACGCGGCGCTGGTGGGCGTCGAAGGCGGCCGCCAGGTCGGCGTCGAGGGGGTCGGCGGGGTCCAGCCTCACCCGGCCGACCACCGAGATCGTCAGCAGCGCGGGGAGCTTCGCGCCCGCGCACGCCCCGGCCAGGCCGTCCACCTCCTCGGCGGTGAGCAGGTCGAGCAGGGCGGAGGCGGTCACCAGCGAGGCGCCGGCGAGCCGGTCCGCGCCCAGGCGGGAGACGTCGCCGTGCTCGGCCTCGGCGGTGACCGGGGTGCCGTCGGCCGCGACGCCGGCGACGCCGGCGACGGCGAGGGCGAGCAGGCCGGGGTCGGTGTCGTGCAGGATCCACCGCTGCGGCCCGGGGAGCCGCCCGGCCAGCCAGCGCCCCATGGACCCGGTGCCGCATCCCAGGTCGTGCACGACGAGCGTGCCGGTCCGCCGGGCGGCGAGGTGGGCGCGCAGCCGCGCCACCAGCTCGGTGGAGCGGGCGGCGGCGTCGGCCGGTTCGCGCAGGGCGAGCCAGGCGGGCGGGTAGGCGTTCACGACGCCGGGACGGGCTGCCATCGGATCCGCTCCAGGACGCCGGTCAGGGCGCGCGCGGTCGTGTCCCAGCCGTCCAGGGCGTCCCGCCGGGCCAGGGCCGCGGCCCTGGCCGTCGCGCGCAGGGCGGGATCTTCCAGCCAGCGCCGCAGCGCCTCCGCCAGCGCGGGCGGGTCGTCGGCGGGCACGAGCAGGCCGGGCCTGCCGCCGTCGGGGGCGCGGCCGAGCGTGTCCGGCACCGCGTCCACGTCGGTGGCTAGCACGGGCAGGCCGCGCGCCAGCGCCTCGGTGACGACCATGCCGTAGGTCTCGCCGCGGGTGGGCAGCACCAGCAGGTCGGCGGCGGCGTAGACGGCGGCCAGCCGGTCGCCGGTGTACGGGCCGGCCAGCCGCACCCGTCCGCCGAGGCCCAGCTCCCCGATCAGCGCGCGCACCCGCGCGGCGTAGCCGGGGTCGCGGCTCAGCGAGCCCGCGCACACGCACGTCCAGGCCAGATCGGCCAGCTCGCCGAGGGCGCGCACCAGCACGTCCTGCCCCTTGCGCGGGATCACCGCGGCGACGCACAGCAGCCGGGACCCGTCGGCGGAGCCGGGGACGGGCGGCGCGAGGTCCACGCCGGGCGGCGCGACGTGCACCCGGGCGGGGTCGAGCCCGTGGCGGCGGACCAGGTCGCGGGCGGCCCGCGCACTGGTGGCGATCACCGCGGCCGCGGCGTGCAGCGTCTCACGCTCGGCGGCGTCCAGTTCCCGCGCCGCCGCGGACGGCAGCCCGGTCTCCGCGCCCAGCGGCAGGTGCACCAGCACGGCCAGGCGCAGCCGCCGCGCGTGCGGGACCACGACCTTCGGCGACCCGCAGACGACGAGCCCGTCGGCCAGCACCGTCGCACCGTCCGGGAGGGCGGCGAGCGCGCGGTCCAGCCCGGCGCGGGCGGCGGCGTCCGGGCGCGGCCACCCGCCGGGGACGGCGGTCTCGCGCACGCGCCACCCGGCGGCCGCCAGTTCCCGGCAGACCCGCCGATCGTAGGTGTTGCCCCCGCTGGGCACGGTCACGTCGTCCACGTCACCAGGTAGTACGGCGTGCACCTGCCGGGCGTTCAACGCGTCTGCAGCCGGCATTCGTAGCTCGCCCAGGCGACGTGCGATTCGTGCAGGGTGACGGTGAGACCGGTCAGTCCGCGGGCCCCTTCGCCGAGCTTCCCGGCGCGTATGCGCTCGGCGAGCCGGTCGGCGATGACCTTGGCCAGGAACTCGGTGGTGGTGTTGACTCCGGCGAACGCCGGTTCCTCATCGAGGTTGCGATAGTTCAGCTCGCCGAGCACGGCGCCCAGCTCGCGCGCTGCCAGGCCGATGTCCACCACGACGCCGTCGGCGTCCAGCTCGGGCCGGTGGAAGGCGGCGTCGACGACGTACGTGGCGCCGTGCAGCCGCTGCGCCGGGCCGAACACCTCGCCGCGGAAGCTGTGTGCGATCATCAGGTGGTCGCGCACGGTGACGGTGAACACGTGTCTTCCTCCCAGGACATGCGGAGACGGGGGCCGGAAGAAGGTACGGAGGGAGCGGCGCGCCCGGCCGTGCCGAGGACGCGGCCGGGCGCGCCGACCCGCCGCGGCACTAGGCGCGTCCGTATCCGACCCGGTGGCACAGACCGGGTATCTGCCCGCCGGTGAGGCGGGGCATCACCTCGGGCAGCTCCTCGAACGCGCACTCGCCGGTGATCAGCGCGTCGAAGGCGGGGTCGGCGAGCAGGCGCAGGGCCAGCGCCATCCGGTCGGCGAAGGTGCGCCGGGCGCGTCGGGCCGGGGACACCGCGCCGACCTGACTGCCGCGCACGACCAGACGGCGGGAGTGGAACGCCTCGCCCAGCGGCAGGCTGACCCGGCGGTCGCCGTACCAGCTCAGCTCCACCACCGTGCCCTCGGCGGCGAGCAGCTCCAGGGAGCGGGCCAGCCCTTCCTCGGTGGCGCTGGCGTGCACGACGATGTCGCACTCCCCGGCCGCCTCGGCGGGTGCGGCGAACTCCACGCCCAGGGCGGCGGCGACCGCGGCCCGTCCGGGATCGACGTCCACCAGCTGCACGCGCACGCCCGGGACGGCGGCGAGCAGCCGGGCCACGCAGCAGCCGACCATGCCCGCGCCGACGACCGCGATCTTGTCGCCGACCAGCGGCGCCGCGTCCCACAGCGCGTTCACCGCGGTCTCCACGGTCCCGGCCAGCACCGCCCGGCCGGGCGGCACGTCCGGCGGTACGGGGGTGACCGCCGTCGCCGGGACCACGTACCGGGTCTGGTGGGGGAAGAGGCAGAAGACGGTGCGGCCGAGCAGCTCGGCGGGGCCGTGCTCGACGACGCCGACGTTGAGGTAGCCGTACTTGACCGGGGCGGGGAAGTCGCCTTCCTGGAAGGGGGCGCGCATCACCCGCCGCTGGCTCGGCGGCACGCCGCCGCGGAAGACGAGGCTCTCGGTGCCCCTGCTGATGCCGGAGTAGAGGGTGCGGACGAGGACGTCCCCGGGGCCCGGCGGGGGCAGGACCACCGGGCGGATCTCGCCCTCCCCCGGCGCGCGAAGCCAGAAGGCCTGCGCCTCGCGCTCCATCGGATGCTCCCCGGCCTCGGTGAACGCGTGTTCCGCCCCGCTTTCCGCGGAGTAAGGATGATGATATTGCAAGTCCGCGACTCCGGCGCTGAGGAGGCGGTGGTGACGGCACTGCGTGCACCGTGCCCGTTGTTACCGAGCCGGGAGCCTGTGGGATGGGTCGCCGGTCAGACCGCCCTGCTGGTGCCGGTCTGGGCGGGGGTGGGGTTGACCGTCGGGGGGTGGCTGGCCGGCGTCGGCTACGGGCTGGCCGTCTCGGTGCTGCTCGCGCGGGCCGCGTGCCGTCGGGGCGTGCGGGCGCTCGGCCCCGCCGATCGGGTGACGCTGGTCCGGGCCGGGCTGGTGGGGGTGTGCACGGCGCTGGTCGTGTCGGGGTGGGGCGGCGGCGCTGCCCCGGCCGGGCTGATCACCGCGGTGGCCGCGGCGGCGCTGCTGCTGGACGCCGTGGACGGTCACGTGGCGCGGCGCACCGGCACCGCGTCGGCGCTGGGCGCGCGTTTCGACATGGAGGTCGACGCCTACCTCATCCTGCTGCTCAGCGTGCAGGTCGCCGGGCGGGCCGGCGCGTGGGTGGTCGTGATCGGCGCGATGCGGTACGCGTTCGTCGCGGCCGGGTGGGCGCTGCCGTGGCTGCGGGCGGCGCTGCCGCCGCGC
It contains:
- a CDS encoding SAM-dependent methyltransferase, which gives rise to MAARPGVVNAYPPAWLALREPADAAARSTELVARLRAHLAARRTGTLVVHDLGCGTGSMGRWLAGRLPGPQRWILHDTDPGLLALAVAGVAGVAADGTPVTAEAEHGDVSRLGADRLAGASLVTASALLDLLTAEEVDGLAGACAGAKLPALLTISVVGRVRLDPADPLDADLAAAFDAHQRRVTGGRRLLGPDAPAAAAAAFARRGYAVHVGPSPWRLGPAHADLIAEWLRGWVGAACEQRPELAPRAGRYLRDRLAACAAGRLRVEVGHEDLLAVPPPHGKEDT
- a CDS encoding glycosyltransferase family 4 protein, which produces MPAADALNARQVHAVLPGDVDDVTVPSGGNTYDRRVCRELAAAGWRVRETAVPGGWPRPDAAARAGLDRALAALPDGATVLADGLVVCGSPKVVVPHARRLRLAVLVHLPLGAETGLPSAAARELDAAERETLHAAAAVIATSARAARDLVRRHGLDPARVHVAPPGVDLAPPVPGSADGSRLLCVAAVIPRKGQDVLVRALGELADLAWTCVCAGSLSRDPGYAARVRALIGELGLGGRVRLAGPYTGDRLAAVYAAADLLVLPTRGETYGMVVTEALARGLPVLATDVDAVPDTLGRAPDGGRPGLLVPADDPPALAEALRRWLEDPALRATARAAALARRDALDGWDTTARALTGVLERIRWQPVPAS
- a CDS encoding 6-pyruvoyl trahydropterin synthase family protein gives rise to the protein MFTVTVRDHLMIAHSFRGEVFGPAQRLHGATYVVDAAFHRPELDADGVVVDIGLAARELGAVLGELNYRNLDEEPAFAGVNTTTEFLAKVIADRLAERIRAGKLGEGARGLTGLTVTLHESHVAWASYECRLQTR
- a CDS encoding zinc-dependent alcohol dehydrogenase yields the protein MEREAQAFWLRAPGEGEIRPVVLPPPGPGDVLVRTLYSGISRGTESLVFRGGVPPSQRRVMRAPFQEGDFPAPVKYGYLNVGVVEHGPAELLGRTVFCLFPHQTRYVVPATAVTPVPPDVPPGRAVLAGTVETAVNALWDAAPLVGDKIAVVGAGMVGCCVARLLAAVPGVRVQLVDVDPGRAAVAAALGVEFAAPAEAAGECDIVVHASATEEGLARSLELLAAEGTVVELSWYGDRRVSLPLGEAFHSRRLVVRGSQVGAVSPARRARRTFADRMALALRLLADPAFDALITGECAFEELPEVMPRLTGGQIPGLCHRVGYGRA
- a CDS encoding CDP-alcohol phosphatidyltransferase family protein; the encoded protein is MGWVAGQTALLVPVWAGVGLTVGGWLAGVGYGLAVSVLLARAACRRGVRALGPADRVTLVRAGLVGVCTALVVSGWGGGAAPAGLITAVAAAALLLDAVDGHVARRTGTASALGARFDMEVDAYLILLLSVQVAGRAGAWVVVIGAMRYAFVAAGWALPWLRAALPPRRSRKVTAAVQGVVLAAAASEAFSPSVTALAAGLALTMLTWSFGRDVRWLWRNRHRGDGRDEPVRRTAHRQPG